From Amycolatopsis sp. cg9, one genomic window encodes:
- the gcvH gene encoding glycine cleavage system protein GcvH, with product MSAPEELRYTEEHEWVATREETLVRVGITEYAQDQLGDVVFVDLPEVGRQLSTGDVFGEVESTKSVSELFAPVDGEVVAVNDGVAESPELINSDPYGEGWLIEIRLDDPAGLEALLEAEAYDALTKG from the coding sequence GTGTCCGCTCCTGAAGAGCTTCGCTACACCGAGGAACACGAGTGGGTCGCCACCCGCGAGGAGACGCTCGTCCGCGTGGGCATCACCGAGTACGCGCAGGACCAGCTGGGCGACGTCGTCTTCGTCGACCTGCCCGAGGTCGGCCGCCAGCTCAGCACGGGCGACGTCTTCGGCGAGGTCGAGTCGACGAAGAGCGTCTCCGAGCTGTTCGCGCCGGTCGACGGCGAGGTCGTCGCGGTGAACGACGGGGTCGCCGAGTCGCCGGAACTGATCAACAGCGACCCCTACGGCGAGGGCTGGCTGATCGAGATCCGGCTCGACGACCCGGCGGGTCTGGAAGCCCTGCTCGAAGCCGAGGCGTACGACGCGCTGACCAAGGGCTGA
- a CDS encoding CDP-alcohol phosphatidyltransferase family protein, with product MSTAAPEPAAQAGAPEPSLLRQAMNVPNILSLLRLAGVPVFLWLLLGPEEDGWALAVLVFSALTDWLDGKLARWLNQMSRLGQLLDPAADRLYILATLIAFLAREIIPWWVVVPLLLREAVLGVCVLTLRRRGFAPPEVTYIGKGATFVLMYAFPFLLLAQGGSDVASVARPIGYAFTIWGGVLYVWSGVLYVLQARNALRGARDD from the coding sequence GTGAGCACAGCCGCGCCCGAACCCGCCGCTCAGGCGGGCGCCCCCGAGCCGTCCCTGCTGCGGCAGGCGATGAACGTTCCCAACATCCTGTCCCTGCTGCGGCTGGCCGGCGTGCCGGTGTTCCTCTGGCTGCTGCTCGGCCCCGAGGAGGACGGCTGGGCGCTCGCCGTCCTCGTCTTCAGCGCGCTCACCGACTGGCTCGACGGCAAGCTCGCCCGGTGGCTCAACCAGATGTCCCGGCTCGGGCAGCTGCTCGACCCCGCCGCCGACCGGCTGTACATCCTCGCCACGCTCATCGCGTTCCTGGCCCGCGAGATCATCCCCTGGTGGGTCGTCGTCCCGCTGCTCCTGCGCGAAGCCGTCCTCGGCGTCTGCGTCCTGACGCTGCGCCGCCGCGGGTTCGCGCCGCCGGAGGTCACCTACATCGGCAAGGGCGCCACCTTCGTGCTGATGTACGCCTTCCCGTTCCTGCTGCTCGCGCAGGGCGGCTCCGACGTCGCCTCGGTCGCCCGGCCGATCGGCTACGCCTTCACCATCTGGGGTGGCGTCCTGTACGTCTGGTCCGGCGTGCTCTACGTCCTCCAGGCGCGCAACGCCCTGCGCGGGGCCCGGGACGACTGA
- a CDS encoding AMP-binding protein, with product MSASEVHHAFRVARDYLQTHREDYDTAYRDFAWPELDEFNWAIDWFDVVAHDPDNAGRNALWIVEEDGTENRWTYPELSGRSNQVANWLRGLGVRRGDRLILMLGNQGELWETILAAIKLGAVIIPASTLLGPADLTDRVERGAAKHVVVRSVDAGKFADVEGGYTRIAVGEPVEGWQRYSAAFAESPEFTPDGPTKAGDPLLLYFTSGTTAKPKLVQHTHVSYPVGHLSTMYWIGLQPGDVHLNISSPGWAKHAWSNFFAPFNAEATVFLYNYNRFDAGALLAQMDRCGVTSFCAPPTVWRMLIQADLTALKTPPKKVVGAGEPLNPEVIDQVKKAWGVTIRDGFGQTESSVQIANTPGQDVVPGSMGRPLPGFVVALVDPVSGERADEGEICLDLRHRPVGLMTGYADDDERTSAAFGGGYYHTGDVGSIDERGYITYVGRTDDVFKASDYRISPFELESVLIEHEAVAEAAVVPAPDPIRLAVPKAYVVLATGFSPDAETARSILAYCREHLAPYKRIRRLEFAELPKTISGKIRRVELRGRESDPARGAGTEFREEDFPDLKS from the coding sequence GTGAGCGCTTCGGAGGTCCACCACGCGTTCCGGGTGGCGCGGGACTACCTGCAGACCCACCGCGAGGACTACGACACGGCCTACCGGGACTTCGCCTGGCCGGAGCTCGACGAGTTCAACTGGGCGATCGACTGGTTCGACGTGGTGGCGCACGACCCCGACAACGCCGGGCGGAACGCGCTCTGGATCGTCGAAGAGGACGGCACCGAGAACCGCTGGACCTACCCGGAGCTGTCCGGCCGGTCCAACCAGGTGGCGAACTGGCTGCGCGGGCTCGGCGTCCGCCGCGGCGACCGGCTGATCCTCATGCTGGGCAACCAGGGCGAGCTGTGGGAGACCATCCTCGCCGCGATCAAGCTCGGCGCCGTCATCATCCCCGCGTCGACGCTGCTCGGCCCCGCCGACCTGACCGACCGCGTCGAGCGCGGCGCGGCCAAGCACGTCGTGGTCCGCTCGGTGGACGCCGGGAAGTTCGCCGACGTCGAAGGCGGCTACACGCGGATCGCGGTCGGGGAGCCGGTCGAGGGCTGGCAGCGGTACTCGGCCGCGTTCGCCGAGTCGCCCGAGTTCACCCCGGACGGGCCCACGAAGGCCGGCGACCCGCTGCTGCTCTACTTCACCTCCGGCACCACGGCGAAGCCGAAGCTGGTGCAGCACACGCACGTCTCCTACCCGGTGGGCCACCTGTCCACGATGTACTGGATCGGGCTGCAGCCGGGCGACGTCCACCTCAACATCTCTTCGCCGGGCTGGGCGAAGCACGCGTGGAGCAACTTCTTCGCGCCCTTCAACGCCGAAGCGACGGTGTTCCTCTACAACTACAACCGGTTCGACGCGGGCGCGCTGCTGGCGCAGATGGACCGGTGCGGCGTGACGAGCTTCTGCGCGCCGCCGACGGTGTGGCGGATGCTCATCCAGGCCGACCTGACGGCGCTGAAGACACCGCCGAAGAAGGTCGTCGGGGCGGGGGAGCCGCTCAACCCCGAGGTGATCGACCAGGTCAAGAAGGCGTGGGGCGTGACCATCCGCGACGGCTTCGGCCAGACGGAGAGCAGCGTCCAGATCGCGAACACGCCGGGCCAGGACGTCGTCCCCGGCTCGATGGGCCGCCCGCTGCCGGGGTTCGTGGTGGCGCTGGTGGACCCGGTCAGCGGCGAGCGGGCGGACGAGGGCGAGATCTGCCTCGACCTGCGGCACCGCCCGGTCGGCCTGATGACCGGGTACGCGGACGACGACGAGCGCACGTCGGCGGCCTTCGGCGGCGGCTACTACCACACCGGCGACGTCGGTTCGATCGACGAACGGGGCTACATCACCTACGTGGGGCGCACGGACGACGTGTTCAAGGCGTCGGACTACCGGATCTCGCCGTTCGAGCTGGAGAGCGTGCTGATCGAGCACGAAGCCGTGGCGGAGGCGGCGGTCGTCCCGGCCCCCGACCCGATCCGGCTGGCCGTGCCGAAGGCGTACGTCGTGCTGGCCACCGGCTTCTCCCCGGACGCGGAGACGGCCCGGTCGATCCTGGCGTACTGCCGCGAGCACCTGGCGCCGTACAAGCGGATCCGGCGGCTCGAGTTCGCGGAGCTGCCGAAGACGATCTCGGGCAAGATCCGCCGCGTCGAGCTGCGCGGCCGGGAGAGCGACCCGGCACGGGGCGCGGGCACGGAGTTCCGCGAAGAGGACTTCCCGGACCTCAAGTCCTGA
- a CDS encoding crotonase/enoyl-CoA hydratase family protein produces MTATADSLPDLVSLKVDVDGHVAEVTLLGPSKGNAMGPDFWRELPLVFRALDADPQVRAVVLTGSGKHFSYGLDLPAMMGDWAPMLGGDSLAGPRTAFLDQLRSLQAAVSSIAECRKPVVAAVSGWCIGGGVDVVAAADIRLASADAKFSVREVRVAIVADLGSLQRLASIIGEGHLRELALTGKDVDAARAEKIGLVNDVYEDQDALLKAARELAGDIAANPPLVVQGTKQVLATNTERQVADGLRYVAAWNSAFLPSKDLGEAVQAFMERRSPEFKGE; encoded by the coding sequence ATGACCGCTACTGCTGACAGTCTGCCCGACCTCGTCTCCCTGAAGGTCGACGTCGACGGCCACGTGGCCGAAGTGACGCTGCTCGGACCCTCCAAGGGCAACGCGATGGGCCCGGACTTCTGGCGCGAGCTGCCCCTGGTGTTCCGCGCGCTGGACGCCGACCCGCAGGTCAGGGCCGTGGTGCTCACCGGCAGCGGCAAGCACTTCTCCTACGGTCTCGACCTGCCGGCGATGATGGGCGACTGGGCGCCGATGCTGGGCGGGGACAGCCTCGCGGGCCCGCGGACGGCGTTCCTCGACCAGCTCCGGTCGCTGCAGGCGGCGGTCAGCTCCATCGCGGAATGCCGCAAACCGGTCGTCGCGGCCGTCTCGGGCTGGTGCATCGGGGGCGGGGTCGACGTCGTCGCCGCCGCGGACATCCGGCTGGCCAGCGCGGACGCGAAGTTCAGCGTCCGCGAGGTGCGCGTCGCCATCGTCGCCGACCTCGGCAGCCTCCAGCGGCTCGCCTCGATCATCGGCGAAGGGCACCTGCGGGAGCTCGCCCTGACCGGCAAGGACGTCGACGCCGCACGCGCGGAGAAGATCGGCCTCGTCAACGACGTGTACGAAGACCAGGACGCGCTGCTGAAGGCCGCGCGGGAACTCGCCGGCGACATCGCTGCGAACCCGCCGCTCGTGGTGCAGGGTACGAAGCAGGTACTGGCGACGAACACCGAGCGCCAGGTCGCCGACGGCCTCCGGTACGTCGCGGCGTGGAACTCGGCGTTCCTGCCCAGCAAGGACCTCGGCGAAGCGGTCCAGGCCTTCATGGAGCGCCGCTCGCCGGAGTTCAAGGGCGAATAG
- a CDS encoding alpha/beta fold hydrolase yields MSPASSATLIEPEPPAAPARRASRPIELTGSFDHEGHRLWYTEFGSGDRVVVLTHGIMLTRRMHAPLARRLARAGFRVVTLDLLGHGDSDRPTESWLYSMPSFAEQTLALLDHLEVESAVIGGTSLGANVSLEVAVQAPSRVRGLIVEMPVLDNAIVAGLFTFAPLLMAARFLPVTVQAVALAASLVPHGNQWVDVVTDTLSQRPAPMAALLHGVLFGRIAPPKAVRRKIANRALVIGHQGDPIHPFGDADTLAVDMPDAEFVQARSPVELRFDPTRLSDAIRDFAASCYED; encoded by the coding sequence ATGAGCCCGGCCAGCAGCGCGACCTTGATCGAGCCGGAGCCCCCGGCCGCGCCCGCCCGGCGCGCGTCCCGCCCGATCGAGCTGACCGGCTCGTTCGACCACGAGGGCCACCGGCTCTGGTACACCGAGTTCGGCAGCGGCGACCGCGTCGTCGTGCTCACCCACGGCATCATGCTGACCCGCCGCATGCACGCCCCGCTGGCCCGCCGGCTGGCCCGCGCGGGCTTCCGGGTGGTCACGCTCGACCTCCTCGGCCACGGCGACTCCGACCGGCCGACCGAGTCCTGGCTCTACTCGATGCCGTCGTTCGCGGAGCAGACCCTGGCGCTGCTCGACCACCTCGAAGTCGAGTCCGCGGTGATCGGCGGGACGTCCCTGGGCGCGAACGTCTCGCTGGAAGTCGCGGTGCAGGCACCTTCGCGGGTCCGCGGGCTGATCGTCGAGATGCCGGTGCTGGACAACGCGATCGTCGCGGGCCTGTTCACGTTCGCCCCACTGCTGATGGCGGCCCGCTTCCTGCCGGTCACGGTCCAGGCGGTGGCGCTGGCGGCGTCCCTGGTGCCCCACGGCAACCAGTGGGTCGACGTCGTGACCGACACGCTCTCCCAGCGCCCGGCGCCGATGGCGGCGCTGCTGCACGGCGTGCTGTTCGGCCGGATCGCGCCCCCGAAGGCGGTCCGCCGCAAGATCGCGAACCGCGCGCTGGTGATCGGCCACCAGGGCGACCCGATCCACCCGTTCGGCGACGCGGACACCTTGGCGGTCGACATGCCGGACGCGGAGTTCGTCCAGGCCCGGAGCCCGGTCGAGCTGAGGTTCGACCCGACCAGGCTGTCCGACGCGATCCGGGACTTCGCGGCGAGCTGCTACGAGGACTGA
- the cobA gene encoding uroporphyrinogen-III C-methyltransferase — translation MDDPHYLSGLQLTGRRVVMFGGGSVAQRRLPRLISAGARVELVSPHTTPSVQGMVDAGELVWHERGYSPGDLEAAWYALACTNDPAVNAEICAEAERERVFCVRADEGESGSAVTPASGRHGGLLFGVLSGGEPLRSAAVRDSMLDGLHNGTIEDGRTPHPEGTLPGVALVGGGPGDPELITVRGRRLLARADVVVVDRLAPRELLDELAPEVEVVDAAKIPYGRAASQDVINQTLVERAKEGKFVVRLKGGDPYLFGRGFEEVLACAEAGVPVTMVPGITSAFAVPAVADVPVTHRGVAHEVVVVSGHVAPGDDRSLVDWELLARMRGTIVLMMGVERLPQFAKALLDGGRPADTPVAIIEDGTMRTQRTLRSTLDTVVTDAATSGVRPPAVIVIGPVAGLAPVQSS, via the coding sequence ATGGATGACCCGCACTACCTTTCCGGCCTCCAGCTCACCGGCCGCCGCGTCGTGATGTTCGGCGGCGGTTCCGTGGCCCAGCGGCGGCTGCCCCGGCTGATCAGCGCCGGGGCCCGCGTCGAACTGGTGTCGCCGCACACGACGCCGTCGGTGCAGGGGATGGTGGACGCGGGCGAGCTCGTCTGGCACGAACGCGGCTACTCCCCCGGTGACCTCGAGGCGGCCTGGTACGCGCTGGCCTGCACGAACGACCCGGCGGTGAACGCCGAGATCTGCGCCGAGGCCGAGCGTGAACGCGTGTTCTGCGTGCGCGCCGACGAAGGCGAGTCGGGTTCCGCGGTGACCCCGGCGTCCGGCCGACACGGCGGCCTCCTGTTCGGCGTGCTCTCCGGCGGCGAGCCGCTGCGCTCGGCGGCCGTGCGCGACTCGATGCTCGACGGCCTCCACAACGGCACGATCGAGGACGGCCGCACCCCGCACCCGGAGGGCACCCTGCCCGGCGTCGCGCTGGTCGGCGGCGGCCCGGGCGACCCGGAGCTGATCACGGTCCGCGGCCGGCGCCTGCTCGCGCGCGCGGACGTCGTCGTGGTCGACCGGCTGGCGCCCCGCGAGCTGCTCGACGAGCTCGCCCCCGAGGTGGAGGTCGTCGACGCGGCGAAGATCCCGTACGGCCGCGCGGCCAGCCAGGACGTCATCAACCAGACGCTGGTCGAGCGCGCCAAAGAGGGCAAGTTCGTCGTGCGCCTGAAGGGCGGCGACCCGTACCTGTTCGGCCGCGGCTTCGAAGAGGTCCTCGCCTGCGCGGAGGCCGGCGTCCCGGTGACGATGGTCCCGGGCATCACGAGCGCCTTCGCGGTCCCGGCCGTGGCGGACGTCCCGGTCACCCACCGCGGCGTGGCCCACGAGGTGGTGGTGGTCTCCGGCCACGTGGCCCCGGGCGACGACCGCTCGCTGGTCGACTGGGAGCTGCTGGCCCGCATGCGCGGCACGATCGTGCTGATGATGGGCGTGGAGCGGCTTCCGCAGTTCGCGAAGGCCCTCCTGGACGGCGGCCGCCCTGCGGACACCCCGGTGGCGATCATCGAGGACGGCACGATGCGCACCCAGCGCACGCTGCGATCCACATTGGACACGGTGGTCACGGACGCGGCGACGTCGGGGGTCCGCCCGCCCGCGGTGATCGTGATCGGCCCGGTGGCCGGCCTGGCGCCGGTTCAGTCCTCGTAG
- the rpsR gene encoding 30S ribosomal protein S18, whose product MSRMPKPDRDRPGKRKVNLLHANRITHVDWKDVDLLRKFISDRGKIRARRVTGLTPQQQKQVATAIKNAREMALLPYPASGRAS is encoded by the coding sequence GTGAGCCGGATGCCGAAGCCGGACCGGGACCGCCCGGGCAAGCGCAAGGTGAACCTGTTGCACGCCAACCGGATCACGCACGTCGACTGGAAGGACGTCGACCTGCTGCGGAAGTTCATCTCCGACCGCGGCAAGATCCGCGCCCGCCGGGTGACGGGATTGACGCCGCAGCAACAGAAACAGGTCGCCACGGCGATCAAGAACGCGCGCGAGATGGCCCTGCTGCCGTACCCGGCTTCGGGCCGCGCGAGCTGA
- the rpsN gene encoding 30S ribosomal protein S14: MAKKSKIAKNEQRKVVAARYVERRRALKAVVSSPSSSPEEKGAAVVALQKLPRDASPTRIRNRDTADGRPRGYLRKFGLSRVKMRQAAHNGELPGVSKSSW; the protein is encoded by the coding sequence ATGGCCAAGAAGTCGAAGATCGCCAAGAACGAGCAGCGGAAGGTGGTCGCGGCCCGGTACGTCGAACGCCGCCGCGCGCTCAAGGCCGTCGTTTCCTCGCCTTCGTCGTCCCCCGAGGAGAAGGGTGCGGCCGTGGTCGCGCTGCAGAAGCTGCCGCGCGACGCGAGCCCCACCCGGATCCGCAACCGCGACACCGCCGACGGGCGCCCGCGCGGGTACCTGCGAAAGTTCGGGCTGTCGCGGGTGAAGATGCGGCAGGCCGCGCACAACGGGGAACTCCCCGGCGTCTCGAAGTCGAGCTGGTGA
- the rpmG gene encoding 50S ribosomal protein L33, giving the protein MAKSTDVRPIIKLRSTAGTGYTYVTKKNRRNDPDRMVLRKYDPVARKHVEFKEER; this is encoded by the coding sequence ATGGCGAAGAGCACCGACGTCCGCCCGATCATCAAGCTGCGGTCCACCGCGGGCACCGGCTACACGTACGTGACCAAGAAGAACCGGCGGAACGACCCCGACCGGATGGTGCTGCGCAAGTACGACCCGGTCGCGCGCAAGCACGTCGAGTTCAAGGAAGAGCGCTGA
- the rpmB gene encoding 50S ribosomal protein L28 — translation MSAVCQVTGRKPGYGKQVSHSHRRTSRRWEPNLQNRRYFVPSQGRWVRLRVSAKGMKTIDKRGIEAVVAELKARGVKL, via the coding sequence GTGTCCGCCGTGTGCCAGGTCACCGGCCGCAAGCCGGGCTACGGCAAGCAGGTCTCGCACTCGCACCGCCGCACTTCGCGGCGCTGGGAGCCGAACCTGCAGAACCGTCGCTACTTCGTGCCCAGCCAAGGCCGCTGGGTGCGGCTGCGCGTCTCCGCCAAGGGCATGAAGACGATCGACAAGCGCGGCATCGAGGCCGTCGTCGCCGAACTGAAGGCAAGGGGAGTGAAGCTGTAA
- the mrf gene encoding ribosome hibernation factor-recruiting GTPase MRF, giving the protein MTPHPRVPLVLVSGLAPGPNAALAELLRVAGPGTAVVHHDLREIHSGVVRRRLRLEQRDQLTVLELAHGCVSCTLREDLLPLLRHLARLPQVRRIVVRLDEAMEPEPVSWAIRNVLVGDHPVSDDVELRAVLTVIDCATFLADATGDDVLAERNLQASPEDERTVAQVALSQVEFADVLVLAGAATDAWTAAKASAVLDRVAPSVPRVELARVDGHSVLDAVPAGARRGEVTDMHGALLRGQPPLHADCGIGLVTFTAQRPFHPERLHDALDVLLDGVVRTRGRAWVASQPDVAFWIESAGGGLGIGHAGPWLAAPDGPEWTDVSPERRTLASLRWHPVHGDRAQELVVVTDQTTPDEIDAALRGALLTDEELAAGPAEWQRYPDPFGDWHEEPCEDTEPDAARHDATAANRKEDQ; this is encoded by the coding sequence GTGACCCCACACCCCCGCGTCCCGCTCGTCCTCGTGAGCGGCCTCGCCCCGGGCCCCAACGCCGCGCTCGCCGAGCTGCTGCGCGTGGCCGGGCCCGGCACGGCCGTCGTCCACCACGACCTGCGCGAGATCCACTCCGGCGTCGTCCGCCGCCGGCTGCGGCTGGAGCAGCGCGACCAGCTGACCGTCCTCGAGCTGGCCCACGGCTGCGTGTCCTGCACGCTGCGCGAGGACCTCCTCCCCCTGCTGCGCCACCTGGCCCGGCTGCCGCAGGTCCGCCGGATCGTCGTCCGGCTCGACGAGGCGATGGAGCCGGAGCCGGTCAGCTGGGCGATCCGCAACGTACTGGTCGGCGACCACCCGGTCAGCGACGACGTCGAGCTCCGGGCGGTGCTCACGGTGATCGACTGCGCGACCTTCCTGGCCGACGCCACGGGCGACGACGTCCTGGCCGAGCGGAACCTGCAGGCCAGCCCGGAGGACGAGCGCACGGTCGCCCAGGTGGCGCTCTCGCAGGTCGAGTTCGCCGACGTCCTGGTGCTGGCCGGCGCGGCCACCGACGCTTGGACCGCCGCGAAGGCGTCCGCGGTGCTCGACCGCGTCGCGCCGTCGGTCCCCCGCGTCGAACTCGCGCGGGTCGACGGGCACAGCGTGCTCGACGCCGTTCCGGCCGGCGCGCGCCGCGGCGAGGTCACCGACATGCACGGGGCGCTGCTGCGCGGCCAGCCGCCGCTGCACGCCGACTGCGGCATCGGCCTGGTCACCTTCACCGCCCAGCGCCCGTTCCACCCCGAACGCCTCCACGACGCCCTCGACGTCCTCCTGGACGGCGTGGTCCGCACCCGCGGCCGCGCCTGGGTGGCCAGCCAGCCCGACGTCGCGTTCTGGATCGAGTCGGCGGGCGGCGGCCTGGGCATCGGCCACGCCGGTCCGTGGCTCGCGGCGCCGGACGGTCCCGAATGGACGGACGTCTCCCCCGAACGCCGCACCCTGGCGTCGCTGCGCTGGCACCCGGTGCACGGCGACCGGGCGCAGGAGCTCGTCGTGGTGACGGACCAGACAACGCCCGACGAGATCGACGCGGCCCTGCGCGGCGCTCTACTGACCGACGAAGAACTCGCCGCCGGACCCGCGGAGTGGCAGCGCTACCCCGACCCGTTCGGCGACTGGCACGAAGAGCCGTGCGAAGACACCGAACCCGACGCGGCGCGGCACGACGCGACCGCGGCGAACCGAAAGGAAGACCAGTGA
- a CDS encoding type B 50S ribosomal protein L31: MRTGIHPDYHPVVFKDSSTGDAFLTRSTITSDKTIEWSDGNTYPLVVVDISSWSHPFWTGTQRIMDSAGQVEKFHRRYGKRGAR, translated from the coding sequence GTGAGGACCGGCATCCACCCCGACTACCACCCCGTGGTGTTCAAGGATTCGTCCACCGGCGACGCGTTCCTGACCCGCTCCACCATCACCTCGGACAAGACGATCGAGTGGTCCGACGGGAACACCTACCCGCTCGTCGTGGTCGACATCAGCTCGTGGTCGCACCCGTTCTGGACCGGCACCCAGCGCATCATGGACAGCGCCGGGCAGGTCGAGAAGTTCCACCGCCGCTACGGGAAGCGGGGTGCGCGCTGA
- the rpmF gene encoding 50S ribosomal protein L32 translates to MAVPKRKKSRSTTRSRRAQWKAAPVDLVPIRVDGETKLVPRRLIRHFHS, encoded by the coding sequence ATGGCCGTCCCGAAGCGCAAGAAGTCGCGGAGCACCACCCGATCCCGGCGGGCGCAGTGGAAGGCCGCCCCGGTGGACCTGGTGCCGATCAGGGTCGACGGCGAGACGAAGCTCGTCCCGCGGCGGCTGATCCGGCACTTCCACTCGTGA
- a CDS encoding GTP-binding protein, with amino-acid sequence MSVPVTVLSGFLGAGKTTLLNRILADRGGVRVAVIVNDMSEVNIDAALVRSRERLVELTNGCICCTLREDLLEEVAALCADGRFDHVLIESSGISEPMPVAATFTLLAGVAHLDTMVTVVDAANFARELAAGDALAERRLDQYEDDERTVSDLLVDQVEFADVLLLNKTDLVPAAELDRLAATLRRLNPAADVVTGSFGEVPLERVFGTGRYDAVRAQEAPGWVAELNGDHVPETEEYGISSVVFRASRPFDPAALWDFVTRRFDSGEFGTVLRSKGFFALASRPGVTGLWSQAGAVARFEPQGVAEEPRQELVFIGVDLAGDRLLAALRDCLGAPTGPDPFPEWGPVHVHG; translated from the coding sequence GTGAGCGTTCCGGTCACGGTGCTGTCGGGCTTCCTCGGCGCGGGCAAGACGACGCTGCTCAACCGCATCCTCGCCGACCGCGGCGGGGTGCGGGTGGCGGTGATCGTCAACGACATGAGCGAGGTCAACATCGACGCGGCGCTCGTGCGCTCGCGGGAGCGCCTCGTCGAGCTGACCAACGGGTGCATCTGCTGCACCCTGCGGGAGGACCTCCTGGAGGAAGTGGCGGCGCTGTGCGCGGACGGCCGCTTCGACCACGTGCTCATCGAGTCGAGCGGGATCTCCGAGCCGATGCCGGTGGCGGCGACGTTCACGTTACTGGCGGGGGTCGCCCACCTCGACACGATGGTGACGGTGGTCGACGCGGCGAACTTCGCCCGCGAACTGGCGGCCGGCGACGCGCTGGCCGAGCGCCGGCTCGACCAGTACGAGGACGACGAACGGACGGTCAGCGACCTGCTGGTCGACCAGGTCGAGTTCGCCGACGTCCTGCTGCTGAACAAGACCGACCTGGTCCCGGCCGCCGAGCTGGACCGCCTGGCGGCCACGCTGCGGCGGCTCAACCCCGCCGCGGACGTCGTCACGGGCAGCTTCGGGGAGGTGCCGCTGGAGCGTGTCTTCGGCACCGGCCGCTACGACGCCGTGCGGGCTCAGGAAGCGCCCGGCTGGGTGGCCGAGCTGAACGGCGACCACGTGCCGGAGACCGAGGAGTACGGGATTTCCAGCGTGGTGTTCCGCGCTTCGCGGCCGTTCGATCCGGCGGCGCTGTGGGACTTCGTGACGCGGCGGTTCGATTCGGGCGAGTTCGGGACGGTGCTGCGGTCCAAGGGGTTCTTCGCGCTGGCGTCCCGGCCGGGGGTGACCGGGCTGTGGTCGCAGGCGGGCGCGGTGGCCCGGTTCGAACCCCAGGGCGTCGCGGAGGAGCCGCGGCAGGAGCTGGTGTTCATCGGTGTCGACCTCGCCGGGGACAGGCTGCTGGCCGCACTGCGCGACTGCCTGGGCGCGCCGACCGGACCGGACCCGTTCCCGGAGTGGGGCCCGGTCCACGTCCACGGGTAA
- a CDS encoding MarR family winged helix-turn-helix transcriptional regulator, translated as MTDEDLLQASTDLRVALGRLVRRLRQGYVVGELTLPERSVLSRLDREGPATPGCLADLERVKPQAMGVTLAGLVERGLVERRKDDSDGRKVLMSVTGAGVKLLTDRRSATTGKMAAALAGQFTEAERHELITAIPLIERLADHL; from the coding sequence GTGACGGACGAAGACCTCCTCCAGGCGAGCACCGACCTGCGCGTCGCCCTCGGGCGGCTGGTGCGGCGGCTGCGGCAGGGGTACGTCGTCGGCGAGCTGACCCTGCCCGAGCGGTCGGTCCTGTCCCGGCTCGACCGCGAGGGCCCGGCCACCCCGGGCTGCCTCGCCGACCTCGAACGCGTCAAGCCGCAGGCCATGGGCGTCACCCTCGCCGGGCTGGTCGAACGCGGGCTCGTCGAACGGCGCAAGGACGACTCCGACGGCCGCAAGGTGCTGATGTCGGTCACCGGGGCCGGGGTCAAGCTGCTCACCGACCGCCGCTCGGCGACCACCGGGAAGATGGCGGCCGCGCTGGCCGGGCAGTTCACCGAGGCCGAGCGGCACGAGCTGATCACGGCCATCCCGCTCATCGAGCGGCTGGCGGACCACCTGTGA